In a genomic window of Streptomyces koelreuteriae:
- the cbiE gene encoding precorrin-6y C5,15-methyltransferase (decarboxylating) subunit CbiE, with protein sequence MNPARPAPTAAVTVVGIGADGWEGLTDTSRAALSEAEVLIGGPRQLDLLPPRCAGERIAWPSPLRPAVPGLLAAHAGRRIAVLASGDPMFYGIGRALAEEIGEAGALRVLPHPSSVSYAAARLGWPLEDVEVVTLVGRPAARLAAALHDGRRLLVLSAGAGTPGEVAALLRDRGFGASRMRVLEQLGGAKEHTTTEATADDWPDERPPGDPLNIVAVTCHRAPDAPRLGAVPGLPDDAYEHDGQLTKRHIRAVTLSTLAPAPGELLWDIGGGSGSIAIEWMRTHPSCRAITIERDPVRAARITRNAERLGVPGLRVVTGAAPAALAELPAPDAVFVGGGLTAPGLLDACWEALPAGGRLVANTVTLESEALLADARRRHGGELVRLAVAHAVPVGGFTGWRQAMPVTQWAVQKTVDTPSGANR encoded by the coding sequence GTGAACCCCGCACGTCCCGCACCTACCGCCGCCGTGACCGTCGTCGGGATCGGGGCCGACGGCTGGGAAGGCCTGACCGACACCTCCCGGGCCGCGCTGAGCGAGGCCGAGGTCCTGATCGGCGGCCCGCGCCAGCTCGACCTGCTGCCCCCACGCTGCGCCGGGGAGCGGATCGCCTGGCCCTCGCCCCTGCGCCCCGCCGTGCCCGGCCTGCTCGCGGCACACGCCGGCCGCCGGATCGCCGTACTGGCCAGCGGGGACCCCATGTTCTACGGCATCGGCCGAGCCCTCGCCGAGGAGATCGGGGAAGCGGGCGCCCTGCGCGTCCTGCCCCACCCCTCCTCCGTCTCCTACGCCGCCGCCCGCCTCGGCTGGCCCTTGGAGGACGTCGAGGTCGTCACGCTCGTCGGCCGTCCCGCCGCCCGTCTCGCCGCCGCCCTGCACGACGGTCGGCGGCTCCTCGTCCTCAGCGCGGGCGCCGGCACACCCGGCGAGGTCGCCGCCCTGCTGCGGGACCGGGGATTCGGCGCGAGCCGCATGCGGGTCCTGGAACAACTCGGCGGCGCGAAGGAGCACACGACCACTGAGGCCACCGCGGACGACTGGCCGGACGAGCGGCCCCCCGGCGACCCCCTCAACATCGTCGCCGTCACCTGCCACCGCGCCCCGGACGCCCCGCGCCTCGGCGCCGTGCCCGGCCTCCCGGACGACGCCTACGAGCACGACGGGCAGCTCACCAAGCGGCACATCCGCGCCGTCACGCTCAGCACACTCGCCCCCGCGCCCGGGGAACTGCTGTGGGACATCGGCGGCGGCTCGGGCTCGATCGCCATCGAGTGGATGCGCACCCACCCCTCGTGCCGCGCGATCACGATCGAGCGCGACCCGGTGCGCGCCGCGCGCATCACCCGCAACGCCGAGCGCCTCGGCGTGCCCGGCCTGCGGGTCGTCACCGGTGCCGCGCCCGCCGCCCTGGCCGAACTGCCCGCCCCCGACGCCGTGTTCGTCGGCGGCGGCCTCACCGCCCCCGGTCTCCTCGACGCCTGCTGGGAGGCCCTGCCGGCCGGTGGGCGGCTGGTCGCCAACACCGTGACACTGGAGTCGGAGGCGCTCCTCGCCGACGCCCGCCGTCGTCATGGCGGCGAGCTGGTGCGGCTCGCGGTGGCGCACGCCGTGCCCGTGGGCGGCTTCACCGGCTGGCGGCAGGCGATGCCGGTGACCCAGTGGGCCGTACAGAAGACCGTCGACACCCCTTCGGGA